The DNA region ACGGCCAGCCGGAAGTTGATGTCGTCGATGACATCGGCACCGAGCATGACGCCCAGCGTCTGGTACAGACCCAGCGACGAGAACACGATGATCACGGTCAGCGGAATGTTCCGGACCACGTTCACGTACGCGGTGGCGAAGCCGCGCATCAGGGGGACCGGGCTGACCTTCATGCCGGCCAGCAGCGTTCCCCATATGAGGGAGCCGAGGGCGGAGTAGACGGTGAGCTGCACCGTCACCCAGAAGGCCCCCAGCAGGTCGTAACCTTCAAGAAAGTCGAACACGATCTCCCGCGCTTCCGCGTGTAGGAGGGCACGGCGCGCCGCCGTTCACGGACGGCGCGCCCGGTCAGCCCTGCTTCACTTGACGATGTTGCCGATCTTCGGGGCGGGCTCGTTCTTGTAGTTCGCCGGGCCGAAGTTGGCCTCCACGGCCTTGTCCCAGGAACCGTCCGAGACCATCTTGGTGAGTGCGTCGTTGACCTTCTTCTTGAGGTCGGCGTCGCCCTTCTTCAGTCCGATGCCGTAGTTCTCGTTGGTCATCTTGAAGCCGGCCAGCTTGAACTTGCCCTGGAAGTTCTGCTGCGAGGCGTAGCCCGCCAGGATGCTGTCATCGGTGGTCAGCGCGTCGATGACCTTGTTCTCCAGGCCGGTCAGGCACTCCGAGTAGCCGCCGTACGTCTGGAGCTGCGCCTTCGGGGCCAGCTTGTCCTTGACGTTCTTCGCCGAGGTCGAGCCGGTGACCGAACACAGCTTCTTGTTGTTCAGGTCCTCCGGCGACTTGATCGAATCGTCGTCGGCGCGGACCAGGATGTCCTGGTGGGCCAGCAGGTACGGACCCGCGAAGTCGACCTTCTGCAGGCGCTCGTCGTTGATCGAGTAGGAGGCGGCGATGAACTTCACGTCACCACGCTCGATCGCCGTCTCGCGGTCGGCGCTCTTGGTCTCCTTGAAGACGATGTCCTCGGCCTTGTAGCCGAGCTCCTTGGCGACGTACGTGGCGACATCGACGTCGAAGCCGACGTACTTGCCGTCGGGGGTCTTCAGGCCGATGCCCGGCTGGTCGATCTTGATGCCGATCGTGATCTTCTTGCCGTCGCCCGAGCCGCCGTCCTCCTTGTCGGAGCCACAGGCGGTGGCGGTGAGGGCGAGGGCGAGCACGGCGGCCGAGGCGGCGGTGACCTTACGAAGCTGCATGGTGGTTTTCCCTAGAGTTGACGCGATGTGAGTGATCGGCCGGTCCGGGCCCGGCGGTGCAGGATCAGTCAGTGGTGAAGGATCTTCGACAGGAAGTCCTTGGCCCGGTCACTGCGCGGGTTGCTGAAGAACTGGTCGGGCGTGGCCTCTTCGACGATCTTTCCGTCCGCCATGAAGACGACCCGGTTCGCCGCCGAGCGCGCGAAGCCCATCTCGTGCGTGACGACGACCATCGTCATGCCGTCCCGGGCGAGCTGCTGCATGACCTCCAGCACCTCGTTGATCATCTCCGGGTCGAGCGCGGAGGTCGGCTCGTCGAAGAGGATCACCTTCGGGTCCATCGCCAACGCCCGTGCGATGGCCACGCGTTGCTGCTGACCGCCGGAGAGCTGGGCGGGGTACTTGTCGGCCTGCGTCGCCACACCCACCCGGTCGAGCAGAGTACGGGCCTTGTCCTCGGCGGCCTTCTTGTCCGTCTTGCGGACCTTGATCTGGCCCAGCATCACGTTCTCGAGCACCGTCTTGTGCGCGAAGAGATTGAACGACTGGAAGACCATACCGACATCGGCACGCAGCCCGGCCAGCTCCCTGCCCTCCGCGGGCAGCGGCTTGCCGTCGATCGAGATGGCGCCCGAGTCGATCGTCTCCAAGCGGTTGATCGTGCGGCACAGCGTGGACTTCCCGGACCCGGAGGGCCCGATGACGACCACGACCTCGCCACGGGCGATCGTCAGGTCGATGTCCTGGAGCACATGCAGCGCGCCGAAGTGCTTGTTGACGTTGCTCAGTACGACAAGGTCGTCCGCCGCAGGCGCGGCGTCCCCGGCACCCTTGGTCACTGAAACTCCGCTCATCGGCTTCACGCTCCGTCCTCCTCGGTTGGGAAGGACCCTAGTGACGCAGTGCTACCAGCGTCATTACATCTGAGCGGAAATTGAGGATAACGATCCGGCGGCAACCGGACACTCCGTGTGAACGGGACGCAGGGTGCGATGCCCGCGGCGTACCGGGTGGATAACAGATGGCCGGAAGCGACGGGCGGGCCTTGACTGACCTGCCTCTCATCGGAGTGGATGCCCTGGTACGTCATGACGTGGAACGCCTCGGTACGGGAACCGGTACGGGGAAGTGACGAGGAACGTACGAGAGACCGCACCGACACCTGCCGACGCGTACCGGCACCGCACGATCGAAACCATCGGAGAACCGGAGAGGGAGGCCATGAGACTTCTGCTCGTCGAGGACGACAACCACGTCGCGGCCGCTCTCTCCGCCATCCTGGCCCGGCACGGCTTCCGGGTCGTGCACGCGCGCAGCGGCGAGGAGGCACTGCAGGCGCTGCTGCCCGCGGGCATGGAGCCGTTCGGTGTCGTGCTCCTCGACCTCGGCCTGCCCGACCAGGACGGCTACGAGGTGTGCGGGAAGATCCGCAAGCGCACCTCCACCCCGGTGATCATGGTGACCGCGCGCGCCGACGTACGGTCGCGGATCCACGGCCTCAACCTCGGCGCCGACGACTACGTGGTCAAGCCGTACGACACCGGCGAGCTCCTCGCCCGTATCCACGCCGTCAGCCGGCGCAACGCGCCGGGCGAGGACACCGTGCCCATGCCCGTCGCCGCGCTGCGTCTCGGCCACGTCCACATCGAGCTGCCGACCCGCCGGGTCAGCGTCGACGGATCGGAAGTCCAGCTCACCCGCAAGGAGTTCGACCTGCTCGCGCTGCTCGCCCAGCGCCCCGGAGTGGTGTTCCGCCGGGAGCAGATCATCAGCGAGGTGTGGCGCACGAGCTGGGAGGGCACGGGGCGCACGCTCGAAGTGCACGTCGCGTCCCTGCGTTCCAAACTGCGGCTGCCCGCACTGATCGAGACGGTGCGCGGAGTCGGTTACCGCCTCGTCGCCCCGTCCGCGTAGAGGCGTCCGTCCCAGGTGCGTACCCGGCTGCTTCCCCTGCTCATCGTTCTCATGGCGGGCGTGCTCCTCGCCCTCGGCTTCCCGCTGGCCGTCAGCGTGGCGGCGGCCCAGCAGCAACGCGTCGTCATCGACCGCATCGACGACACGGCACGCTTCGCCGCACTCGCACAGTTCATCACCGAGCGGGCAGCCGGTTACGACGAGCGGCGGCGCACCCTGCGGAGCGAACTCGACACCTACGCATCGGTGTACGGAATCCGCGCCGGTGTCTTCTACCGCGACGACAGCGCCATGGCGAAGGCCCCCGCGGCCTGGCAGCTCCCGATCGAGGGGGAGGGGCGCGAGGCGTTCAAGGAGGCCCTGCTGGGGCGGCGCAGCCACGATCCGCCGCAGGTCTGGCCGTGGCAGGACGGCAGGGTCGTCGTCGCCTCACCCGTCGTACGGGACGGCGATGTCGTCGCCGTCGTGGTCCTCGACTCGCCCACGGCCGAGATGCGCTCGCGCACGCTGCGCGGTTGGTTGCTGATCGCGGCCGGCGAAGCGATCGCGATGCTGGTGGCGGTCGGCGCCGCGATCCGCCTCACCGGCTGGGTGCTGCTGCCCGTGCGGACCCTGGACGCGGCCACCCACGACATCGCCAGCGGGCGGATGAGGTCCCGGGTCGCGGCCTCCGGCGGGCCGCCGGAACTCAGGCGCCTGGCCCGGTCGTTCAACGAGATGGCCGACAACGTCGAGGACGTGCTGGAGCAGCAGCGCGCCTTCGTCGCCGACGCCTCGCACCAGCTGCGCAACCCCCTCGCCGCGCTGCTGCTGCGGATCGAGCTCCTCGCGCTCGAACTCCCCGAGGACAACGAGGAGATCGCCTCCGTGCGCACGGAGGGCAAACGCCTGGCGCAGGTCCTCGACGACCTGCTCGACCTGGCGCTGGCCGAACACGCCGCGGCCGATCTGCAGCTCACGGACATCGGCGCGCTCACCGCGGAGCGCGTCGCGTCCTGGCGGCCGCTCGCCGAGGAACAGGGGGTACGGCTCAGGGCGGACGGCTCGTCCGCGGTGACCGCCTGGGTGGACCCCATCGCGCTGTCGAGCGCCCTCGACGCGATCATCGACAACGCCCTGAAATTCACCCCGGCCGACGAAGAGGTCGTCGTCACGGTCGCTTCCGGCCGCGATGACGTCAGCGTCGTCGTCGCCGACCGCGGGCCGGGCCTGACCGCACAGGAGATGGAACGCGTCGGCGACCGCTTCTGGCGCAGCACCCAGCATCAGAACATCCAGGGCTCCGGCCTCGGGCTCTCGATCTCGCAGGCGCTCCTGGCGGCCGGCGGCGGTTCCCTGAGCTACGCGGCTCATGAGCCGCACGGGCTGCGGGTGACGGTCTCGGTGCCGCGCAACGGCCCGCAGGGCTGAGCGGAACCGCAGCTCCCGCAGGGCTGAGCGGAACAGAAGAAGAGGAACGATCAGGGCTTGACCGAGCGGTAGTAGCGGCTGGCCCCTTCGTGCAGCGGCAGCGGATCGGTGTAGATCGCCGTACGCAGATCCACCAGCTGGGCGGCGTGCACCTCGCGCCCGATCCGGTCCCGGCTGTCGATCACGGTCCGGGTGAACGCCTCCGTCAACGTCGGGTCCGAGCGTTCCGTGGTCACCAGCACATTGGCGACCGCGACCGTCGGCACCGCCGCGTCCTGCTGCGCATTGCGGTAGGCATCGGCCGGCATCATGGCCGAACGGTAGTAGCGGGCGGACCCGCCCGCCGCCTGCAGCTCCTTGATCAGCGGGGCCTCCAGCGGCACCAGCCGGATCGCGAACCGGTCCGACAGCTCCTGCACGGCGGACGTGGGCAGTCCGCCGGACCAGAAGAAGGCATCGAGCCGGTCGTTCTCCAACTGCTCCGGCATCGTGTCGATACCGGCGGAAACCGGTGTCACGTCGTTCGCGGGATCAAGACCCGCGGCGGTCAGCAGCCGGTCGGCGACCAACCGTACCCCCGAACCCCGCTGCCCCACCCCGACACGCTTGCCACGCAGATCCGAGACCTTCCGCACCTCCGAGTCGCGGGGCACGACCAGCTGGATGTAGTCGTCGTACAGCCGCACACAGCCCCGCAGCCGGTCGGCGCCGGGCTTGCCGCTGCGCAGATAGGTGGCGAGGGCATCGGCGGTGGCGATGGTGAAGTCGACCTTCCCGGTCGCCACCCGTGCGATGTTCTGCTGCGAGCCCTCACTGGTCTGCAGCCGTATCGACACCTCGGGCAGATCCCTGGCCAGGTCCCCCTTGAGGCGCTCGCCGTAGCGCTGGTAGACCCCGCTGCGCACACCGGTGCTGAAGGTCAGCGTTCCGGTCGGTTCCGGCTGCCCGAGCGGCAGCAGCCACCACAACAGCAGCCCGAGCGCGACGGCGACGGCGGCGCACGCCTGAAGAACGCGTCGCGTGCCGATACGGGAGAGTGCCTGGAGCATGGCGGCGATCCTGCCAGTCCGCCCCGGCGATGACCAGGGCCGCTCCCCGGCGGCGGGGTATTCATCATCGGGGCCCGGTCGGAGCCCTTACCCTGGACGGGTGAGCGGCAACGACGTGGCTGGTGGAGTAGTGGACGGTTTGAAAACGTACGAGGTGCGCACCTACGGGTGCCAGATGAACGTCCACGACTCCGAGCGGCTGTCGGGGCTGCTGGAGGGCGCGGGTTACGTACGTGCCGCCGAGGGTTCCGACGGTGACGCCGATGTCGTCGTCTTCAACACCTGCGCGGTGCGGGAGAACGCCGACAACAAGCTCTACGGCAACCTCGGCCGGCTCGCCCCGATGAAGACCAAGCGGCCCGGCATGCAGATCGCCGTCGGCGGCTGCCTGGCGCAGAAGGACCGCGACACCATCGTCGAGCGGGCCCCCTGGGTCGACGTCGTCTTCGGTACGCACAACATCGGCAAGCTGCCCGTGCTGCTGGAGCGCGCCCGTATCCAGGAGGAGGCGCAGATCGAGATCGCCGAATCCCTGGAGGCATTCCCCTCCACGCTCCCCACCCGACGCGAGTCCGCCTACGCCGCGTGGGTCTCGATCTCCGTCGGCTGCAACAACACCTGCACCTTCTGTATCGTCCCGGCGCTGCGCGGCAAGGAGAAGGACCGCCGCACCGGCGACATCCTCGCCGAGATCGAGGCCCTGGTCGCCGAGGGCGTCTCGGAGATCACCCTGCTCGGCCAGAACGTGAACGCATACGGCTCCGACATCGGCGACCGCGAGGCCTTCTCCAAGCTGCTGCGCGCCTGCGGGAAGATCGAGGGCCTGGAGCGGGTCCGCTTCACCTCTCCGCACCCCCGCGACTTCACGGACGACGTGATCGCGGCCATGGCCGAGACGCCCAACGTGATGCCCCAGCTCCACATGCCGATGCAGTCGGGCTCCGACACAATCCTCAAGGCGATGCGGCGCTCGTACCGGCAGGAACGCTTCCTCGGCATCATCGAGAAGGTGCGCGCCGCGATGCCGGACGCCGCCATCTCCACCGACATCATCGTGGGCTTCCCCGGCGAGACCGAGGAGGACTTCGATCAGACCATGCACGCGGTCCGCGAGGCGCGCTTCGCCAACGCCTTCACCTTCCAGTACTCCAAGCGTCCCGGGACCCCGGCCGCCGAGATGGAGGGGCAGATCCCCAAGGAGGTCGTCCAGGAGCGGTACATGCGCCTGTCGGCCCTCCAGGAGGAGATCTCCTGGGAGGAGAACAAGAAGCAGGTCGGCCGGACGCTGGAGATCATGGTCGCGGAGGGCGAGGGCCGCAAGGACGGCGCCACCCACCGCCTCTCCGGCCGCGCCCCCGACAACCGCCTGGTCCACTTCACCAAGCCGGACGAGGACGTGCGCCCGGGCGACGTGGTGACCGTCGAGATCAGCTACGCGGCCCCGCACCATCTGCTCGCCGAGGGCGCACCGCCGGCCGTGCGGCGGACCCGGGCCGGGGACGCCTGGGAGAAGCGCAACGCCGCCGAGGCCGCCAAGCCGGCCGGAGTGATGCTGGGACTGCCGGGCATCGGAGCCCCGGCGCCGTTGCCGGCCGCGGCGGCCCCCGGCTGCGGCTGCGACTGACACCGGGGGGCGCCCGACGGAGCCCGACGGCGGCCGACAGGTGTGCCGGGTCCTAGCAGTACGCTGCCCACCATGCTTGTCGCCGCCGCTGTCTGCCCCTGCCCGCCCCTGCTGGTACCCGAGGTCGCTGCCGGTGCCGCGCCCGAGCTCGACACCCTGCGGGACGCCTGCGCCGACGCCGTCGGCGTGCTCGCCGCCGCGCGCCCCGATCTGCTGATCGTGGTCGGCCCCGCGGACCGGCCGGGCCGCGGCCCGCACCCCGAGGGCGCCACCGGCACCTTCAAGGGCTTCGGCGTCGACCTCGGCGTACGGCTCGGTCGCGACCGCGGACCGGTGGCGGACCACTCGCTCCCGCCGTCCCTGTCCGTCGGCGCCTGGCTGCTGGCCCGCGCGGAATGGACCGGTGCGCCGGTCGAGGGGCTGGGCGTGGGGGAGCCGCTGGAGACCGGCCGCTGCACGAGCGCCGGACGGGACCTGGCCGCCAGGGCGGACCGGGTCGCGCTGCTCGTGATGGGTGACGGCAGCGCCTGCCGCACGCTCAAGGCCCCGGGCTATCTGGACGAACGTGCCGAGGCGTTCGACGCGGCGGCCGCCCGTGCGCTGGGCGCGGCGGACCCCGGCGCGCTGATCGCACTGGACGAGTCACTGGCGTACGAACTGAAGGCTGCGGGCCGGGCGCCCTGGCAGGTGCTCGCGGGTGCGGCCCAAGGGACCGGCCTGGCCGGGCGGCTGCTGTACGAGGACGCTCCGTACGGCGTGGGCTACCTGGTCGCCACCTGGTCCTGAACCGCCGCCGCCCGGGGACCGACGGGCGACGGCCGTGCAGCGTTCTCGCTCCACGGCCGTCCGTCGGACTCGATCAATTCTTGGTCAGGAAGCGGGCGGCGGCGTACCGCCCTCGTCCTTGTGGGACCCCTCGTCCTTGTGAGACAGGCGCTCGACCGCGTCCTTGGCCTTCCTCGCTCCGGACTCGATCTTGTCGCTGTACTTGCCCTTGGTCTTTTGGTCGACCGTCCGTGCGGCCTTGTCGAGCCCTTGGTCGATCTTGTCCCCGTGCTGATGCGCGAGTTCGCCGACCTTGTCCTTGGCGGGGCTCAGCTTGGCCTTCAAATTGTCCAGGAAGCCCATCGGGCACCTTCCCTGCTGGGGGACTGCGGTCGGGCGGTTCTTCAAACCATGAAAAACCGCCCATACTTACTATGAATTCTACTGGCCTGCGAGAAGATCCGCGCCGCCCGGGGGGCGCGGCAGGACGGGTCCGGGCCGGGACGGCAATTCCTGTTCACGGCCGGTCACCTCACTCGTTCGGGAAGTGGGGCGGAGGTTTGCGAGACTGTGGCGGTGAGAAGTTCAGCTCCCGCACCGCGGGTCATCACCGTCGTCGGTCCCACTGCAGCCGGAAAGTCCGATCTGGGGGTATTCCTTGCTCAGCAGCTCGACGGCGAAGTGGTCAACGCCGACTCCATGCAGCTCTACCGGGGGATGGATATCGGCACCGCGAAGCTGACGCTCGCCGAACGCGAGTCCGTCCCGCACCACCTGCTGGACATCTGGGACGTCACCGAGACCGCCAGTGTCGCCGAGTACCAGCGGCTGGCCCGCGCCGAGATCGACCGGCTGCTCGCCGCCGGCCGCACCCCCGTCCTGGTCGGCGGCTCCGGCCTCTACGTGAAGGGCGCCATCGACGCCCTGGAGTTCCCCGGCACGGACCCCGAGGTACGGGCCAGGCTGGAGGAGGAGTTGGTCGAGCGCGGCTCCGGCGCGCTGCACGCCCGGCTCGCTGCCGCCGATCCCGAAGCAGGCCGGGCCATCCTGCCGAGCAACGGCCGCCGGATCGTCAGGGCCCTCGAAGTCATCGAGATCACCGGCAAGCCCTTCACAGCCAATCTCCCCGGTAACGATGCGGTGTACGACACCGTCCAGATCGGTGT from Streptomyces sp. NBC_01591 includes:
- a CDS encoding sensor histidine kinase; translated protein: MRTRLLPLLIVLMAGVLLALGFPLAVSVAAAQQQRVVIDRIDDTARFAALAQFITERAAGYDERRRTLRSELDTYASVYGIRAGVFYRDDSAMAKAPAAWQLPIEGEGREAFKEALLGRRSHDPPQVWPWQDGRVVVASPVVRDGDVVAVVVLDSPTAEMRSRTLRGWLLIAAGEAIAMLVAVGAAIRLTGWVLLPVRTLDAATHDIASGRMRSRVAASGGPPELRRLARSFNEMADNVEDVLEQQRAFVADASHQLRNPLAALLLRIELLALELPEDNEEIASVRTEGKRLAQVLDDLLDLALAEHAAADLQLTDIGALTAERVASWRPLAEEQGVRLRADGSSAVTAWVDPIALSSALDAIIDNALKFTPADEEVVVTVASGRDDVSVVVADRGPGLTAQEMERVGDRFWRSTQHQNIQGSGLGLSISQALLAAGGGSLSYAAHEPHGLRVTVSVPRNGPQG
- a CDS encoding amino acid ABC transporter ATP-binding protein, which produces MSGVSVTKGAGDAAPAADDLVVLSNVNKHFGALHVLQDIDLTIARGEVVVVIGPSGSGKSTLCRTINRLETIDSGAISIDGKPLPAEGRELAGLRADVGMVFQSFNLFAHKTVLENVMLGQIKVRKTDKKAAEDKARTLLDRVGVATQADKYPAQLSGGQQQRVAIARALAMDPKVILFDEPTSALDPEMINEVLEVMQQLARDGMTMVVVTHEMGFARSAANRVVFMADGKIVEEATPDQFFSNPRSDRAKDFLSKILHH
- a CDS encoding antitoxin — its product is MGFLDNLKAKLSPAKDKVGELAHQHGDKIDQGLDKAARTVDQKTKGKYSDKIESGARKAKDAVERLSHKDEGSHKDEGGTPPPAS
- a CDS encoding glutamate ABC transporter substrate-binding protein, yielding MQLRKVTAASAAVLALALTATACGSDKEDGGSGDGKKITIGIKIDQPGIGLKTPDGKYVGFDVDVATYVAKELGYKAEDIVFKETKSADRETAIERGDVKFIAASYSINDERLQKVDFAGPYLLAHQDILVRADDDSIKSPEDLNNKKLCSVTGSTSAKNVKDKLAPKAQLQTYGGYSECLTGLENKVIDALTTDDSILAGYASQQNFQGKFKLAGFKMTNENYGIGLKKGDADLKKKVNDALTKMVSDGSWDKAVEANFGPANYKNEPAPKIGNIVK
- a CDS encoding TAXI family TRAP transporter solute-binding subunit, with the protein product MLQALSRIGTRRVLQACAAVAVALGLLLWWLLPLGQPEPTGTLTFSTGVRSGVYQRYGERLKGDLARDLPEVSIRLQTSEGSQQNIARVATGKVDFTIATADALATYLRSGKPGADRLRGCVRLYDDYIQLVVPRDSEVRKVSDLRGKRVGVGQRGSGVRLVADRLLTAAGLDPANDVTPVSAGIDTMPEQLENDRLDAFFWSGGLPTSAVQELSDRFAIRLVPLEAPLIKELQAAGGSARYYRSAMMPADAYRNAQQDAAVPTVAVANVLVTTERSDPTLTEAFTRTVIDSRDRIGREVHAAQLVDLRTAIYTDPLPLHEGASRYYRSVKP
- the miaA gene encoding tRNA (adenosine(37)-N6)-dimethylallyltransferase MiaA → MRSSAPAPRVITVVGPTAAGKSDLGVFLAQQLDGEVVNADSMQLYRGMDIGTAKLTLAERESVPHHLLDIWDVTETASVAEYQRLARAEIDRLLAAGRTPVLVGGSGLYVKGAIDALEFPGTDPEVRARLEEELVERGSGALHARLAAADPEAGRAILPSNGRRIVRALEVIEITGKPFTANLPGNDAVYDTVQIGVDVARPELDERIALRVDRMWAAGLVDEVRALETHGLREGRTASRALGYQQVLAALAQECTEDEARAETVRATKRFARRQDSWFRRDPRVHWLSGAAEHRGELPHQALALVKRAVTA
- a CDS encoding class III extradiol dioxygenase subunit B-like domain-containing protein, with the translated sequence MLVAAAVCPCPPLLVPEVAAGAAPELDTLRDACADAVGVLAAARPDLLIVVGPADRPGRGPHPEGATGTFKGFGVDLGVRLGRDRGPVADHSLPPSLSVGAWLLARAEWTGAPVEGLGVGEPLETGRCTSAGRDLAARADRVALLVMGDGSACRTLKAPGYLDERAEAFDAAAARALGAADPGALIALDESLAYELKAAGRAPWQVLAGAAQGTGLAGRLLYEDAPYGVGYLVATWS
- the miaB gene encoding tRNA (N6-isopentenyl adenosine(37)-C2)-methylthiotransferase MiaB, which produces MDGLKTYEVRTYGCQMNVHDSERLSGLLEGAGYVRAAEGSDGDADVVVFNTCAVRENADNKLYGNLGRLAPMKTKRPGMQIAVGGCLAQKDRDTIVERAPWVDVVFGTHNIGKLPVLLERARIQEEAQIEIAESLEAFPSTLPTRRESAYAAWVSISVGCNNTCTFCIVPALRGKEKDRRTGDILAEIEALVAEGVSEITLLGQNVNAYGSDIGDREAFSKLLRACGKIEGLERVRFTSPHPRDFTDDVIAAMAETPNVMPQLHMPMQSGSDTILKAMRRSYRQERFLGIIEKVRAAMPDAAISTDIIVGFPGETEEDFDQTMHAVREARFANAFTFQYSKRPGTPAAEMEGQIPKEVVQERYMRLSALQEEISWEENKKQVGRTLEIMVAEGEGRKDGATHRLSGRAPDNRLVHFTKPDEDVRPGDVVTVEISYAAPHHLLAEGAPPAVRRTRAGDAWEKRNAAEAAKPAGVMLGLPGIGAPAPLPAAAAPGCGCD
- a CDS encoding response regulator transcription factor, which gives rise to MRLLLVEDDNHVAAALSAILARHGFRVVHARSGEEALQALLPAGMEPFGVVLLDLGLPDQDGYEVCGKIRKRTSTPVIMVTARADVRSRIHGLNLGADDYVVKPYDTGELLARIHAVSRRNAPGEDTVPMPVAALRLGHVHIELPTRRVSVDGSEVQLTRKEFDLLALLAQRPGVVFRREQIISEVWRTSWEGTGRTLEVHVASLRSKLRLPALIETVRGVGYRLVAPSA